One Microbacter margulisiae genomic window carries:
- a CDS encoding nucleotide sugar dehydrogenase — protein sequence MGIKIGIIGLGYVGLPLARLFATKYPVIGFDVNQARVDALMNGIDATLEVDSNILQSALVSQAPSMGSKGLFCTSNLEDIRDCTYFIVTVPTPVDVHNNPDLTPLVKASETVGKVIKKGDIVIYESTVYPGVTEETCVPVVEKISGLTFNKDFFAGYSPERINPGDKEHTVERIKKVTSGSTAETGAKVDALYCSVIVAGTHLAPSIRVAEAAKVIENSQRDINIAFVNELAKIFNRMGIDTQAVLEAAATKWNFLPFKPGLVGGHCIGVDPYYLAQKAQEYGYHPEIILAGRRMNDGMGEYVANQVVHLMLKKKIQVMGSSVLLLGFTFKENCPDVRNTKVIDIARTLHEYSAQVTIYDPWVDPQEVQKAYHVAISTDIPDQKYDAIILAVAHNSFATLNLSALVKENGIIYDVKGMLDTDLVDGRL from the coding sequence ATGGGAATTAAAATTGGAATCATTGGGTTAGGATATGTAGGACTGCCTCTGGCACGTCTTTTTGCAACAAAATATCCTGTAATAGGATTTGATGTAAATCAGGCACGGGTAGATGCTTTAATGAATGGTATTGACGCTACGCTGGAAGTGGATAGCAACATACTGCAGTCAGCATTGGTGTCACAGGCACCCTCCATGGGATCGAAAGGTCTATTCTGCACTTCCAATCTGGAAGATATCCGTGATTGTACCTATTTTATCGTTACCGTTCCTACCCCTGTGGATGTACATAATAATCCAGATCTGACTCCTCTGGTAAAAGCCAGTGAAACAGTAGGGAAAGTGATCAAAAAAGGAGATATCGTTATTTATGAATCTACGGTTTATCCAGGCGTTACCGAAGAAACATGTGTTCCTGTAGTTGAAAAAATTTCGGGACTAACCTTTAATAAAGATTTCTTTGCCGGATATTCTCCCGAACGGATTAACCCCGGAGATAAAGAACATACTGTAGAACGGATTAAAAAAGTAACCTCAGGTTCAACGGCTGAAACAGGGGCAAAGGTGGATGCGCTTTATTGTTCGGTCATTGTGGCCGGGACTCATTTAGCTCCATCCATAAGGGTGGCCGAAGCTGCAAAGGTGATTGAGAACTCCCAGCGCGATATTAATATTGCTTTTGTCAATGAACTGGCCAAGATTTTCAACCGGATGGGTATTGATACACAGGCTGTGCTTGAGGCTGCTGCAACCAAATGGAATTTTTTGCCTTTTAAGCCTGGATTAGTAGGTGGACACTGTATAGGCGTGGATCCTTATTATCTGGCACAAAAAGCTCAGGAGTACGGTTACCATCCTGAAATTATTCTGGCTGGTCGTCGGATGAATGACGGGATGGGTGAATACGTTGCCAACCAGGTAGTTCATTTAATGCTGAAGAAAAAAATTCAGGTGATGGGGTCTTCGGTTTTGTTGTTGGGATTCACCTTTAAGGAAAACTGTCCTGATGTACGTAATACGAAAGTCATTGATATTGCACGTACACTCCACGAATATTCTGCGCAAGTCACAATTTACGATCCGTGGGTAGATCCCCAAGAGGTACAGAAAGCTTATCATGTAGCTATTTCTACAGATATCCCTGATCAGAAATATGATGCCATTATTCTGGCTGTTGCGCATAACTCATTTGCTACACTTAACTTATCAGCGTTAGTAAAAGAAAATGGCATTATCTATGACGTCAAAGGGATGCTGGATACTGATCTGGTGGACGGACGATTGTGA
- a CDS encoding GumC family protein: MEKYTEEPSEFTQKTPFDFRELYQKLIGYWRWIVGSMIIALIAGYIYVHTLPSSYQSTASILIIDQSKNGQMNAMSVVNEFGQLGITDNPPMVNDEEQVIHSRNMMKKVVYRLKLYTTYYHDRFFHKEELYISSPLIAEIDSTLLKHLHETLLIDVSPATDHTLTAEVHYGNKVQLWTIRKFPVILKTPVGTIILKQRLGFELPTERLYIQINNPIGVAKNLASSALTTDVGKQTDVIDLTILTGSMQKGEDILNTLIDVYNQDAIEQLNQSALSTASFINEQLKVLTGELSDVEQQAENFKQANNLVDIDSEASLFLQDANSYQQQTVTAETQLHLIDYVEKFVQNPKYNNALVPNLGLTDVGLIAVINTYDELVLERERIARNSTSNNPALIALNHQVEDARKAILTSIVNTRRGIQITLQDLGKQNTIMGSRIKDIPRQQREYLEIERQQKVKEELYLYLLQKREDASLTMAVTVPKARVIDSAEDAMKITPHASIIMLLFLAIGIAIPVVIILIKDWIDPTIHTTKEVETLTGINVFAELGHIQGDSKILTACRNEYTVELYKLLRAKLKFVFDSPSQKVITITSTQHGEGKTIVSANLAITLAMADKKVLLLGFDLRSPQITKFFGMSTDEGVTTYLIGNENDVHKLITPLADYPNLDVLPSGMIPPNPNELIMRSQVDNLINTLKPEYDYIIVDTAPVGAVSDTLLLQRITDITLYICRSGYTDREDMDYIKRLANDGSLKPMYLLLNDIEAQNHQYGYGYHYRKEHQINPHEVKK, from the coding sequence ATGGAAAAATATACAGAAGAACCATCCGAATTTACACAGAAAACGCCTTTTGATTTCCGGGAATTATATCAAAAGCTCATAGGCTACTGGAGATGGATTGTGGGTTCAATGATCATCGCTCTAATAGCCGGTTATATCTATGTACATACCTTACCCAGCAGTTATCAAAGCACAGCCTCTATCCTGATCATAGATCAATCAAAAAATGGACAAATGAATGCTATGTCTGTGGTGAATGAATTTGGACAACTGGGAATAACAGATAATCCCCCTATGGTCAATGACGAAGAACAGGTAATTCATTCACGTAACATGATGAAAAAAGTGGTTTATCGTCTTAAGCTTTATACAACTTATTATCATGATCGATTTTTTCATAAAGAAGAACTATATATCTCTTCACCTCTGATTGCAGAAATAGACAGCACATTGCTCAAGCATCTTCACGAGACACTTCTGATTGATGTCTCACCGGCAACAGACCATACGCTAACGGCTGAAGTGCATTATGGTAATAAAGTTCAGTTGTGGACTATCAGAAAGTTCCCAGTCATTTTAAAAACACCTGTTGGAACAATCATACTAAAGCAACGTCTTGGATTTGAATTACCTACGGAACGCTTATATATACAAATTAATAATCCAATCGGCGTTGCTAAAAATTTAGCATCATCAGCCTTAACAACAGACGTGGGCAAACAAACCGATGTAATCGATTTGACGATCTTGACAGGAAGTATGCAGAAAGGAGAAGATATTCTTAACACCCTGATAGACGTCTATAACCAGGATGCAATAGAACAGCTTAATCAATCCGCACTAAGTACAGCAAGTTTCATCAATGAACAACTCAAAGTATTAACCGGGGAACTTAGCGATGTAGAACAACAGGCTGAAAATTTTAAACAAGCGAACAATTTGGTCGATATTGATTCGGAAGCCAGTCTCTTTTTGCAAGATGCAAACAGCTACCAGCAACAAACCGTAACAGCAGAGACACAGCTCCATTTGATTGATTATGTAGAGAAATTCGTCCAGAATCCAAAATACAACAATGCGTTAGTTCCCAACCTGGGCTTAACGGACGTCGGTTTAATCGCAGTCATCAATACTTATGATGAACTGGTTCTTGAAAGAGAACGAATAGCCCGCAATTCTACGTCGAACAACCCAGCCCTGATTGCTTTAAATCATCAGGTGGAAGATGCGCGTAAAGCCATTTTAACCAGCATTGTAAATACCCGACGAGGTATTCAGATTACACTGCAGGATTTGGGAAAACAAAACACCATCATGGGGTCACGAATTAAAGATATTCCCCGACAACAAAGAGAATATCTGGAAATTGAGCGTCAACAAAAAGTGAAAGAAGAATTATATTTATATCTTTTGCAAAAACGAGAAGACGCATCGTTGACAATGGCTGTGACAGTCCCTAAAGCCAGAGTAATCGACAGCGCAGAAGACGCAATGAAGATCACCCCCCATGCATCTATCATTATGCTCCTATTTCTCGCTATTGGTATAGCCATTCCTGTTGTGATCATTTTAATAAAAGATTGGATCGATCCAACAATCCATACAACAAAAGAGGTGGAAACCCTTACTGGTATAAATGTATTCGCCGAATTGGGACACATCCAAGGAGATTCTAAAATATTGACTGCCTGTAGAAATGAATATACTGTAGAGCTATACAAATTATTACGCGCTAAATTAAAATTCGTATTCGATTCTCCTTCTCAAAAAGTGATTACAATAACCTCCACGCAACATGGTGAAGGGAAAACCATAGTAAGTGCAAATTTAGCTATCACATTAGCGATGGCAGACAAGAAAGTATTGTTATTGGGGTTTGATTTGCGTAGTCCCCAAATTACAAAGTTCTTTGGGATGTCTACAGATGAAGGAGTAACAACATACTTAATCGGAAATGAGAACGATGTACATAAATTAATTACTCCATTAGCAGATTACCCAAATCTGGATGTCCTACCCAGTGGAATGATTCCACCAAATCCCAATGAACTTATCATGAGATCTCAAGTTGATAATCTTATTAATACGCTAAAACCTGAATATGATTACATCATTGTGGATACCGCTCCAGTGGGTGCAGTGTCGGATACATTGTTGCTACAACGAATAACTGATATTACCTTATATATCTGTAGATCAGGGTACACGGATCGGGAAGATATGGATTATATTAAGCGTCTTGCCAATGACGGTTCCCTTAAGCCAATGTACCTTCTTCTGAATGACATCGAAGCCCAAAATCATCAATATGGGTATGGTTATCACTATAGGAAAGAACATCAAATTAATCCACACGAAGTAAAAAAATAA
- a CDS encoding SDR family oxidoreductase, with translation MNFPNIEPTVILVTGGAGFIGSNLCDLLLQQGHRVVCLDNFSTGHWGNLSAALQHPNFELIVGDIRNPEDCKKAVEGVEYVLHEAALGSVPRSIKDPLTTHEVNTTGFLNMLIAACDAKVKRFVYAASSSTYGDSASLPKREEIIGRPLSPYAITKYVNELYADVFATTYGLESIGLRYFNVFGRRQDPEGAYAAVIPLFVKQLMQHESPVINGDGSYSRDFTYIDNVLLMNLLAMSAIRPDAVNTVYNTACGERTTLNQLAEYLKMYLSEYDPAIASITIQHGQNRAGDIPHSLASIEKAQKLLGYQPLFFFQEGLKEAVKWYYETTLTSRKKITTAK, from the coding sequence ATGAATTTTCCAAATATAGAGCCTACGGTAATTTTAGTAACCGGAGGAGCAGGATTTATCGGCAGTAATTTATGTGATTTGTTATTACAACAGGGACATCGGGTGGTGTGTCTGGACAATTTCAGTACAGGCCATTGGGGAAACTTGTCTGCGGCACTGCAACATCCCAATTTCGAACTGATCGTAGGAGATATCCGTAATCCTGAAGATTGCAAAAAAGCGGTTGAAGGTGTTGAGTACGTATTGCATGAGGCAGCTTTGGGATCGGTTCCCCGTTCCATCAAAGACCCCCTCACGACGCATGAAGTCAACACGACAGGTTTTTTAAATATGCTGATTGCTGCCTGTGATGCTAAAGTAAAACGCTTTGTTTATGCCGCCAGTTCTTCAACTTATGGTGATTCAGCATCCTTACCCAAACGGGAGGAAATCATTGGACGTCCATTATCGCCATATGCTATTACCAAATATGTTAATGAGCTATATGCAGATGTGTTTGCCACTACTTACGGATTGGAAAGCATAGGGCTCCGCTATTTCAATGTGTTTGGACGCAGACAGGACCCGGAAGGAGCTTATGCTGCTGTCATTCCTTTGTTTGTAAAACAACTGATGCAGCATGAATCGCCTGTCATCAACGGAGACGGATCTTATTCACGTGATTTTACCTATATTGATAACGTGTTGTTGATGAATTTACTGGCGATGTCAGCTATCCGTCCAGATGCTGTTAATACTGTGTATAATACCGCCTGCGGGGAACGAACCACATTGAACCAGTTGGCCGAATATCTGAAGATGTATTTAAGTGAATATGATCCCGCAATAGCTTCAATCACTATCCAGCATGGGCAAAACCGTGCCGGAGATATTCCTCATTCGTTAGCCAGTATTGAAAAGGCACAGAAGCTGCTCGGATATCAGCCTCTTTTCTTCTTTCAGGAAGGACTAAAAGAAGCTGTGAAATGGTATTATGAAACGACATTAACCAGTAGAAAGAAGATAACAACTGCCAAGTAG
- a CDS encoding polysaccharide biosynthesis/export family protein: MGCLLLITLLLTSCNAEKKIVYAQKSGSYPNLNDTTVIVPSQKIKIGDLLIITVNTPTPELSIPFNLPLVPTPASNMVNTTSATTAVALQTYLVDLDGNITFPVIGKIHAEGMTKMELESTLKSDIYPHYMKEIPIINVRYANYRISVLGEVAHPGVFTVNNEQISVFEALAMAGDMTIFGKRNNVLLIRQDSNGKRETYRLNLTDKNIIKSPYFFLQQDDILYVQPNKPKARSSAFSTAETISISIVGTLISLASLVVTLAKH, from the coding sequence ATGGGATGTCTACTTCTGATTACATTGCTACTAACCTCATGCAATGCTGAAAAAAAGATTGTATATGCGCAAAAATCAGGAAGTTATCCAAATCTGAATGACACCACGGTAATCGTGCCATCCCAAAAAATTAAGATAGGTGATTTATTGATCATTACCGTTAACACACCAACCCCTGAATTATCCATTCCATTCAATTTACCTTTGGTTCCGACGCCGGCAAGCAATATGGTAAATACCACTTCGGCTACGACTGCTGTTGCCTTACAAACCTATTTAGTCGATCTGGATGGCAATATCACATTTCCTGTTATCGGGAAAATCCATGCAGAAGGAATGACGAAAATGGAATTGGAATCAACGCTTAAATCAGATATTTACCCTCACTACATGAAAGAAATTCCTATTATTAACGTGCGTTATGCCAATTATCGTATCAGCGTACTGGGAGAAGTGGCTCACCCGGGGGTATTTACAGTGAACAATGAGCAAATCAGCGTATTTGAAGCACTTGCCATGGCAGGCGATATGACCATCTTCGGGAAAAGGAACAATGTCCTATTGATACGTCAGGATAGTAATGGAAAACGGGAAACATACCGATTGAACTTAACCGATAAAAACATTATAAAATCGCCATATTTCTTTCTTCAACAAGATGACATTCTCTATGTTCAACCGAATAAGCCCAAAGCCAGATCGTCTGCGTTCAGTACAGCCGAAACCATTTCGATCTCTATTGTCGGAACCCTGATTTCGTTAGCCTCATTAGTAGTTACCCTGGCAAAACATTAA
- a CDS encoding polysaccharide biosynthesis protein — protein sequence MNDFKLRISKILISRYTNRWIILCIDLFLSAFAFAFSFWIMQTTYALENSSLPTFYTLFVYLFLCLITYISLKTHHGVIRYSSYHEIGRIITAVFISNLLFYLFLQLIYPHHLSGILFSLLIKISTFTFFSLIIFRYIIFRIYHYITASSHENNRSAGLMFGIDADSVAIAQMLNNNRQSPYKITGFITPDSNACNQRILDLPIFFAKKDSLQSIIHSYKVTSLIFSTQNDLLEEKDRLVQAGILLNLQILLARSPKIWTEEKKDKHSIRPIQIEDLLGRTEIKIDLLDIQHDIKGKNILVTGAAGSIGSEIVRQIAGFEPKTIILFDIAETPLYEIETYLSDHCRDINIIPVIGDVKRNECMEKLFRQYHPEIIYHAAAYKHVPMMERHPSEAILTNVFGTKNVAGCALKYNAEKFVMISTDKAVNPSNVMGASKRIAEIYVQSLAKHIDPKKSTTQFITTRFGNVLGSNGSVIPRFKEQIEAGGPVTVTDKNIIRYFMTIPEACRLVLQASVHGENGEIYLFDMGKPVKIDDLARNMIQLAGFIPGKDIEIVYTGLRPGEKLYEELLNNQEITKPTTHPKIMVAQVAEFRFEEVSQRIEELIALAYEMKTIQVVQKMKDLVPEFLSLNSIYEQLDQKKMVETP from the coding sequence ACTTCAAATTGCGCATTTCTAAAATACTGATATCACGCTATACTAACCGATGGATTATTTTATGTATTGATCTTTTTCTATCTGCCTTTGCATTTGCGTTTTCGTTCTGGATCATGCAAACGACGTACGCACTTGAGAACTCGTCTTTACCGACGTTTTATACCTTATTTGTATATCTGTTTTTATGTCTGATCACTTATATTTCTCTCAAAACACACCATGGGGTAATCCGCTACTCTTCTTATCATGAAATCGGACGTATCATTACAGCAGTTTTTATCTCCAATCTATTGTTTTACCTGTTTCTGCAGCTAATCTATCCCCATCATCTTTCAGGTATTTTATTTTCACTGCTGATCAAAATCAGCACCTTCACTTTTTTCAGTTTAATCATCTTTCGTTATATTATATTCCGTATCTACCATTACATAACGGCTTCGTCACATGAAAACAACCGTTCTGCCGGATTAATGTTCGGCATTGATGCTGATAGTGTTGCTATAGCCCAGATGCTCAACAATAACCGTCAATCTCCCTATAAAATAACCGGTTTTATTACTCCGGATTCCAATGCCTGTAATCAACGCATTCTGGATCTTCCTATCTTCTTTGCCAAAAAAGATTCACTGCAATCAATCATTCATTCGTACAAAGTGACGTCATTAATCTTTTCAACCCAGAATGATTTATTGGAAGAAAAAGATCGTTTGGTGCAAGCAGGCATACTGCTTAACTTACAAATTTTGTTAGCCCGATCGCCTAAGATATGGACGGAAGAAAAAAAAGACAAGCACTCCATTCGACCTATACAGATTGAAGATTTACTGGGAAGGACAGAAATTAAAATCGACCTGTTGGATATACAACATGACATTAAAGGTAAAAACATTCTGGTAACAGGAGCAGCCGGCTCGATAGGAAGTGAAATTGTAAGACAGATTGCCGGCTTTGAACCCAAAACCATCATTTTATTCGACATAGCGGAAACCCCTCTTTATGAAATAGAGACTTACCTGTCGGATCATTGCCGGGACATTAATATCATCCCGGTCATTGGTGATGTTAAACGGAATGAATGCATGGAAAAGCTGTTCCGTCAATATCATCCTGAAATTATATATCATGCAGCTGCCTATAAACATGTTCCCATGATGGAACGGCATCCTTCTGAGGCCATTTTGACGAATGTGTTCGGAACAAAAAATGTAGCTGGTTGCGCCCTAAAATACAACGCCGAGAAGTTTGTGATGATCTCAACTGACAAAGCTGTCAATCCTAGTAATGTGATGGGAGCCTCCAAACGAATTGCTGAGATTTATGTACAATCGTTAGCTAAACATATTGACCCTAAAAAAAGCACGACTCAATTCATCACTACCCGGTTTGGAAATGTATTGGGATCGAACGGATCAGTTATTCCCCGATTTAAGGAACAAATTGAAGCCGGAGGTCCGGTAACGGTAACCGATAAAAATATTATCCGCTATTTTATGACTATCCCAGAAGCATGCCGATTGGTTCTTCAGGCAAGTGTACATGGAGAAAATGGGGAAATCTATCTTTTCGATATGGGGAAACCGGTAAAAATAGACGATTTAGCCCGGAATATGATTCAATTGGCAGGATTCATTCCGGGAAAAGATATTGAAATTGTATATACAGGGTTGAGGCCAGGAGAAAAATTGTATGAAGAGCTGCTTAACAATCAGGAAATAACCAAACCTACTACCCATCCAAAAATAATGGTAGCCCAGGTTGCCGAATTCCGGTTTGAGGAAGTTTCACAAAGGATTGAAGAGTTGATTGCTTTGGCGTATGAGATGAAAACTATCCAGGTGGTACAAAAAATGAAAGATCTGGTGCCTGAATTCCTCAGTTTGAATTCCATTTATGAACAACTGGATCAGAAAAAAATGGTTGAGACACCCTAA